A single genomic interval of Spirosoma linguale DSM 74 harbors:
- a CDS encoding signal transduction histidine kinase (PFAM: histidine kinase dimerisation/phosphoacceptor; ATP-binding region ATPase domain protein~SMART: ATP-binding region ATPase domain protein; Tetratricopeptide repeat~KEGG: gur:Gura_1729 signal transduction histidine kinase), protein MRLAQMNFTGKRLFGKRVFCPCKWVVLVCLIALQTTATSGQNINRQLVNRLLVQLQKSKPDASRLPLLLELGKFHIYKPGESKIDLDSGRTYLKEAKKLSDSLHLLTWQHEVESMLVVADMEGGNKEVGRSQFSALISDCQRTGDKEGEAIARFRLAIWLRNVDPDYTNVFANFRQAAAIYKAVHKPEQEITALKEIAVTHLYQGDLAIAEPELLNVLNRYKAIQYPKLHYTYNLLSTIGRLKGDFNKGLLYGMLCLESMNKTADTTSAAAFYGDLARIYVEIGNHQKGIEWYKKSLAAWRQEGLPNFAMYYAAGVLAKDFIDQKKPHDALRLIQQLVRKIPTNTIIQKACVAQNLAYCYDALKNYSLAEQYYEETLGWYAKNKIFEASQQAHQDIGVFYFNQKQFKKADYHLHKALSFLPQKNALSTVRDVHLMLFKVDSAQGNYLSAINHFRRYKSLNDSLFNETKSRQIASLQIQYDTQKKEQNITLLTKQSRLQQSELEHAQTTRNGIIAGAILLAGLLGVSYNRYRLKQRSNQMLEAKQIEINQKNQSLEQVLGEKEELLAEKEWMLKEIHHRVKNNLQVISSLLNAQSDFLHDSTALAAIRESQNRVHAMALIHQKLYQSNNMAQVDMADYIRDIVDYLIDSFDRQHSIRGNVSVSVAPLDVTLATPLGLIINEAVTNSLKYAFPPGAYPPNSPGTLTISLTPVDQLSYLLTISDDGIGFPADFDVNKSNTLGLTMIKGLSRQIGGQLRIDGHDGVQIRLQFGIIKKAARTVWSST, encoded by the coding sequence ATGCGGCTAGCTCAGATGAATTTTACCGGGAAACGACTGTTCGGAAAGCGGGTGTTTTGCCCCTGCAAATGGGTTGTCCTGGTTTGCCTGATAGCCCTGCAAACGACGGCAACTAGCGGGCAAAACATAAACCGGCAACTGGTCAACCGGCTGCTGGTTCAGTTACAGAAAAGCAAACCGGACGCCAGCAGACTGCCGCTCCTGCTCGAGCTGGGCAAGTTTCATATTTACAAACCGGGTGAATCTAAAATCGACCTGGACAGTGGGCGAACCTACCTGAAGGAAGCTAAAAAACTAAGCGATTCACTCCATTTACTGACGTGGCAGCATGAAGTCGAAAGTATGCTGGTAGTTGCCGACATGGAAGGGGGTAATAAGGAAGTCGGTCGTTCTCAGTTTTCGGCGTTGATAAGCGACTGCCAGCGTACGGGCGATAAAGAAGGCGAAGCAATTGCCCGGTTCAGGCTGGCTATCTGGCTTAGAAACGTTGATCCCGATTACACCAATGTATTCGCCAACTTCCGTCAGGCCGCTGCCATTTACAAGGCCGTACACAAGCCGGAGCAGGAAATTACGGCCCTCAAAGAAATTGCCGTCACGCATTTGTATCAGGGCGACTTAGCCATTGCCGAACCGGAACTGCTCAACGTGCTGAACCGCTACAAAGCCATTCAATACCCCAAGCTTCACTACACCTACAACTTACTCTCCACCATTGGCCGGTTGAAAGGCGACTTCAACAAAGGACTGCTCTATGGCATGCTGTGCCTGGAGAGTATGAACAAAACGGCGGATACAACATCGGCAGCGGCTTTTTACGGCGATCTGGCCCGCATTTACGTCGAGATTGGCAACCACCAGAAAGGGATTGAGTGGTATAAAAAATCGCTGGCGGCCTGGCGGCAGGAGGGATTACCCAACTTTGCTATGTACTACGCAGCGGGGGTGCTGGCAAAAGATTTTATCGACCAGAAAAAACCGCACGATGCTCTCCGGCTCATTCAACAGCTCGTCAGGAAAATTCCAACCAACACCATCATTCAAAAAGCCTGCGTTGCCCAGAATCTGGCCTACTGCTACGACGCGCTGAAGAACTATTCATTAGCCGAGCAGTACTACGAAGAGACGCTGGGCTGGTACGCAAAGAACAAGATTTTCGAAGCCTCTCAACAGGCTCATCAGGATATTGGCGTTTTCTATTTCAATCAAAAACAATTCAAAAAAGCGGATTATCACTTACACAAAGCCTTAAGTTTCCTTCCCCAGAAAAATGCCCTGTCAACAGTCAGGGATGTGCATTTAATGCTCTTTAAAGTCGATTCGGCGCAGGGTAACTACCTATCGGCAATCAATCATTTTCGACGGTACAAATCCCTGAACGATTCGCTGTTCAACGAAACCAAAAGCAGGCAGATCGCCAGTCTGCAAATCCAGTACGATACCCAGAAGAAAGAACAGAATATCACCCTACTCACTAAACAGAGCCGGTTGCAGCAGAGTGAACTCGAACATGCTCAGACAACCCGCAACGGTATTATTGCCGGGGCTATTCTGCTGGCGGGTTTATTGGGGGTAAGTTACAACCGGTACCGGCTCAAACAGCGAAGCAACCAGATGCTCGAAGCTAAACAGATTGAGATCAACCAGAAGAACCAGTCGCTGGAACAGGTGCTGGGCGAAAAAGAAGAACTGCTGGCGGAGAAGGAATGGATGCTTAAGGAAATTCACCACCGGGTCAAAAATAACCTACAGGTTATCAGCAGCCTGCTGAATGCACAATCCGACTTTCTGCACGATTCAACGGCGTTGGCGGCCATTCGGGAAAGTCAGAACCGGGTGCATGCCATGGCCCTGATTCATCAGAAGTTATACCAGTCCAACAACATGGCTCAGGTCGACATGGCCGATTATATTCGTGACATTGTCGACTACCTCATCGACTCCTTCGACCGGCAGCATTCCATCCGGGGAAATGTTTCGGTTTCGGTGGCTCCGCTGGATGTAACGCTGGCTACCCCGCTGGGCTTGATCATCAACGAGGCCGTTACCAACTCATTGAAGTATGCCTTTCCGCCCGGTGCCTATCCTCCGAATAGCCCCGGAACCCTGACCATTAGTCTTACGCCCGTAGACCAGCTGTCTTACCTGCTGACCATCAGCGACGACGGCATTGGCTTTCCCGCAGATTTTGACGTGAACAAAAGCAACACATTAGGGCTAACCATGATCAAAGGACTTAGCCGACAGATTGGCGGGCAACTACGCATTGACGGGCACGACGGCGTTCAGATCCGTCTACAATTCGGCATTATCAAAAAAGCAGCCCGAACGGTATGGTCATCAACCTAA
- a CDS encoding transcriptional regulator, NifA subfamily, Fis Family (PFAM: sigma-54 factor interaction domain-containing protein; helix-turn-helix Fis-type; GAF domain protein; response regulator receiver; ATPase associated with various cellular activities AAA_5~SMART: response regulator receiver; GAF domain protein; AAA ATPase~KEGG: afw:Anae109_3359 NifA subfamily transcriptional regulator) yields the protein MLDLQYIGDTKWSSYYLVPLPFINSTNRMVLPSEFIPLPKLLIVEDEFLIANDLSRMLQKAGYQVVGTAASVAEAKAMVTQQTPDIVLLDIFLNDDQTGIDLANWLNEQTVPVPFVFLSANLTDSILEVAKVTQSFGFLNKPFREKDVLTTLEIARYRHAHSEEARLRQQQAVQIAVNNAIVTIQDRDQLCRAIADQINKLVPFSFLNLRIGLPDEVSFYWLMLAKTDVNTFERVNLAMLLRGEVEEGLIQKLDREAPDRLGEEQGVFTGDAFDQLCERYITARSCRDNFGVRSLVLFPIQLKRKAFTTIILSSIRADGFTQKDYQAVNLIAPQIALALDNLLAYEEIEARRQTKTTELAIVNAFQNGKDSHAIIPQVAAIINELMPFDLLAVYRIGRLLESAAIDMAVQKQGGVFVAITEKDVVPQTLADQASWKQALADMETWLVEPAINVGQQFVDIQQRSVVSRFYAEALGLKSSMYVPIFSKGKPIAALILASKAAYAFTPKDLCTLQDISVELALALENLSAYERIKVLSEHLEQEKTYLAEEIKTSHNFEEIIGTSSSMQTVFNAIGQVAPTDYTVLIMGETGTGKELIARAVHSLSARRDRPVVKINCAALPAQLIESELFGHERGSFTGATEKRIGKFELANGGTLFLDEIGELPLELQAKLLRAIQEKEIERVGGKGVILINTRIIAATNRNLQQEVAAGRFRSDLYYRLNVFPIVVPPLRERQEDILPLTMHFLQKISKKLGKPITNIANASLQQLLQYPWPGNIRELEHVLERSSILSQSATLTLAEPLRAATTAFPPFVVQSSEEVKSIDDAMRLAILAALAKSGNRIRGTGGAAELLNIKPTTLEARMKKLNISAYQQPGS from the coding sequence ATGTTGGACCTCCAATATATTGGAGACACAAAATGGAGTTCGTATTACCTTGTACCTTTGCCGTTCATCAACTCAACGAATCGAATGGTACTGCCCAGCGAGTTTATCCCGTTACCCAAATTACTCATTGTCGAGGATGAGTTTTTGATTGCGAATGACCTCAGCCGGATGCTGCAAAAGGCAGGTTATCAGGTTGTTGGTACGGCTGCATCAGTAGCGGAAGCAAAAGCCATGGTGACGCAGCAAACACCCGACATTGTTTTGCTGGACATTTTTCTGAACGACGACCAAACCGGGATTGATCTGGCCAACTGGCTCAATGAGCAAACAGTGCCTGTTCCGTTTGTCTTTCTGTCGGCTAACCTTACCGATAGCATTCTGGAAGTGGCTAAAGTAACCCAGTCGTTTGGCTTTCTGAACAAGCCCTTTCGGGAGAAAGACGTGCTGACAACGCTGGAAATCGCCCGCTACCGTCATGCACACAGCGAAGAGGCCCGACTAAGGCAGCAGCAGGCTGTACAGATAGCCGTCAACAATGCCATTGTTACTATTCAGGACCGCGACCAGCTTTGTCGGGCTATTGCCGATCAGATAAATAAGCTAGTACCCTTTTCCTTTCTGAACCTGCGGATCGGCTTGCCCGACGAAGTATCGTTTTACTGGCTGATGCTGGCGAAAACCGACGTAAATACATTTGAGCGGGTAAACCTGGCCATGTTGCTTCGGGGCGAAGTAGAAGAAGGATTGATTCAGAAACTGGACCGCGAAGCGCCGGATCGGTTGGGGGAGGAGCAGGGCGTTTTCACGGGCGACGCCTTCGATCAACTGTGTGAACGGTATATAACCGCCCGCTCCTGCCGGGATAATTTCGGGGTTCGTTCGCTGGTGCTCTTCCCGATCCAACTGAAGCGGAAGGCCTTCACAACCATCATTCTGTCCAGCATCCGGGCCGATGGGTTTACGCAGAAGGATTACCAGGCCGTTAACCTGATAGCCCCGCAAATTGCCCTGGCGCTGGATAATTTACTGGCCTACGAAGAGATTGAAGCACGCCGACAAACCAAAACGACGGAGCTGGCCATTGTCAATGCGTTTCAGAACGGCAAAGACAGCCACGCGATTATTCCGCAGGTGGCGGCTATTATCAATGAGTTGATGCCGTTCGACCTGCTGGCTGTTTACCGGATTGGGCGCCTGCTGGAATCCGCTGCCATCGATATGGCCGTGCAAAAACAGGGTGGTGTTTTTGTGGCCATCACAGAAAAGGACGTTGTTCCCCAAACCCTTGCTGATCAGGCCAGCTGGAAACAGGCCCTGGCCGATATGGAAACCTGGCTTGTTGAACCCGCCATTAACGTAGGCCAGCAATTTGTCGATATACAGCAGCGCAGTGTGGTGAGCCGGTTTTATGCCGAAGCACTGGGCTTGAAGTCGTCGATGTATGTGCCGATCTTTAGCAAAGGGAAGCCAATAGCCGCCTTGATTCTGGCCAGTAAAGCCGCGTATGCCTTTACGCCTAAAGACTTGTGTACGCTACAGGACATTAGCGTCGAACTCGCCCTGGCACTGGAAAACCTATCGGCCTACGAACGCATAAAGGTGCTGAGTGAACACCTGGAGCAGGAAAAAACGTATCTGGCCGAAGAAATCAAAACCAGCCATAATTTTGAAGAGATCATTGGCACGAGTTCGTCCATGCAAACCGTGTTTAACGCCATCGGGCAGGTAGCCCCTACGGATTATACCGTCCTGATTATGGGCGAAACCGGAACGGGTAAGGAACTCATTGCCCGGGCGGTGCATAGCCTGTCGGCTCGTCGTGACCGGCCCGTCGTGAAAATAAACTGTGCGGCTTTACCCGCCCAACTCATCGAGTCTGAACTGTTTGGTCATGAGCGGGGTAGCTTTACGGGTGCTACCGAAAAGCGAATCGGTAAGTTTGAGCTGGCAAACGGGGGAACGCTCTTTCTGGACGAGATCGGCGAACTGCCTCTTGAATTACAGGCCAAGCTCCTGCGAGCTATTCAGGAGAAGGAGATTGAACGGGTGGGTGGTAAAGGCGTTATCCTGATCAATACCCGCATCATTGCGGCCACCAACCGAAACCTTCAGCAGGAAGTTGCCGCCGGGCGGTTCCGGTCCGATTTATATTACCGGCTCAACGTGTTCCCCATTGTGGTGCCGCCCCTGCGCGAGCGGCAGGAAGATATTTTGCCGCTCACGATGCATTTTTTGCAGAAGATCAGTAAAAAGCTCGGCAAGCCCATCACCAATATCGCCAACGCATCGCTTCAGCAACTCCTCCAGTATCCCTGGCCGGGCAATATCCGGGAGTTGGAGCACGTGCTCGAACGGTCGTCTATTCTCTCGCAAAGCGCCACCCTGACGCTGGCTGAGCCTTTGCGGGCGGCCACTACTGCTTTTCCGCCGTTTGTGGTGCAGTCTTCCGAAGAGGTAAAATCCATTGACGATGCCATGCGGCTGGCTATACTGGCGGCTCTGGCAAAATCGGGGAATCGTATTCGGGGAACTGGCGGAGCTGCCGAACTGCTTAATATCAAGCCTACCACCCTGGAGGCCCGGATGAAGAAATTGAACATCAGTGCCTATCAGCAGCCGGGTTCCTGA
- a CDS encoding transcriptional regulator, AraC family (PFAM: helix-turn-helix- domain containing protein AraC type; AraC protein arabinose-binding/dimerisation~SMART: Helix-turn-helix, AraC domain~KEGG: mxa:MXAN_0445 AraC family transcriptional regulator) translates to MKRSTQHELLLVQQFETSLWPFPSHTHNHFELILIRSGTGHHHINGNRFVYQAGDVFLLGPLDCHTFAVNQKTCFCCLSFTDLYMASLSPMGTNTWPQIREHGLTKHQPLVGSLVTDGLEQQNLFALFQIIMAEQNAQQSPLSNPVIESLMKTILSIVDRQLLQYQLGMPTAYGTASSLRQRIGTYIHRYITEPDYLRLEKMADVFNYSQRHLGALFKQQTGESIQQYIIRYKLQLVETRLRLSTLTVSQIADEFGFTDVCHLNKLFKRYYRQTPTGYRRELSASLPAMPGLPAGFTTILNASENSFLIA, encoded by the coding sequence ATGAAGCGCAGTACTCAACATGAACTTTTACTGGTTCAGCAGTTCGAAACAAGTCTCTGGCCTTTTCCATCGCATACGCACAATCACTTCGAGTTGATTCTGATTCGAAGCGGAACCGGACATCATCATATCAATGGCAATCGGTTCGTATACCAGGCCGGTGATGTTTTTCTACTTGGACCTCTGGACTGTCACACCTTCGCCGTCAACCAAAAAACCTGCTTCTGCTGCCTATCCTTCACCGATCTATACATGGCCAGTCTGTCGCCAATGGGGACGAATACCTGGCCGCAGATTCGGGAACATGGCCTGACTAAACATCAGCCGCTGGTGGGTAGCCTTGTTACGGATGGGCTGGAACAGCAAAACCTATTCGCTTTGTTTCAGATTATTATGGCTGAACAGAATGCGCAGCAGTCCCCGTTATCGAACCCGGTTATCGAGTCGCTGATGAAAACGATCCTGAGTATTGTCGATCGGCAACTTTTACAGTACCAGCTGGGTATGCCAACGGCGTATGGTACTGCTTCGTCGCTTCGGCAACGCATTGGCACCTACATACACCGGTACATTACGGAACCTGACTACCTGCGTCTGGAGAAAATGGCCGATGTCTTTAATTATTCGCAGCGGCATCTGGGTGCGCTGTTCAAACAGCAAACCGGCGAGTCGATTCAGCAATACATTATCCGGTATAAGCTTCAGCTGGTCGAAACAAGGCTCAGGCTGAGTACCCTGACCGTTTCGCAGATAGCAGACGAATTCGGGTTTACGGACGTATGCCACCTGAACAAGCTATTTAAACGCTACTACCGGCAAACGCCCACCGGTTATCGGCGGGAGCTTTCGGCTAGCCTTCCCGCAATGCCCGGCTTACCAGCCGGTTTTACTACGATATTGAACGCCAGCGAAAACTCGTTTTTGATCGCATAA
- a CDS encoding YceI family protein (PFAM: YceI family protein~KEGG: bba:Bd2001 YCE I like family protein), with amino-acid sequence MKTLLISFFFVFALVSSTVAQSQFTIDASTSQLNWTGYAELGSWAPSGTIQVSKGQLSVAGKQITGGRMTIDMTTLQHEDAKLQAHLRGEDFFDIARYPTATFLLSSLSGQVATGQLTIRGITRPVTFPVVVSPEGDGLRVKGKALIDRTQFAIRYNSTSFFSGLGDYAIKNEFSLAFNIVVKPAGKPGIAGRLAESSRR; translated from the coding sequence ATGAAAACGCTTCTCATTAGTTTCTTTTTCGTATTTGCCCTTGTTTCATCAACTGTGGCGCAGTCTCAATTCACTATCGATGCCAGCACCAGCCAGCTCAACTGGACGGGTTACGCGGAGCTTGGCTCCTGGGCTCCCTCAGGCACGATTCAGGTAAGTAAAGGGCAGCTTTCCGTAGCGGGCAAGCAAATAACCGGTGGCCGAATGACTATTGATATGACTACCCTTCAACATGAAGATGCCAAACTCCAGGCGCATTTGCGGGGTGAAGATTTCTTCGATATTGCCCGCTATCCAACCGCCACCTTTCTGCTATCCAGCTTATCGGGCCAGGTCGCAACCGGCCAATTAACGATTCGGGGCATTACCCGGCCGGTTACGTTTCCGGTTGTCGTTAGCCCGGAAGGTGACGGATTACGCGTCAAAGGCAAAGCCCTTATCGACCGAACGCAGTTTGCCATTCGCTACAATTCGACCAGTTTCTTCTCGGGCCTGGGCGATTATGCGATCAAAAACGAGTTTTCGCTGGCGTTCAATATCGTAGTAAAACCGGCTGGTAAGCCGGGCATTGCGGGAAGGCTAGCCGAAAGCTCCCGCCGATAA
- a CDS encoding transcriptional regulator, AraC family (PFAM: helix-turn-helix- domain containing protein AraC type~SMART: Helix-turn-helix, AraC domain~KEGG: xcc:XCC4073 AraC family transcriptional regulator) encodes MKIGFTVDILIGLFIINVGFFAAGLLWFSHYNRQANRFLACLMAALSCWLIDGFFRLAGIYQQNPNLYFLPIFYSFAFGPLIYIYVNSLTNSAFQFKRNYWWHFLPVAVQASLYLFLSLQSYEFRNWFWNNVHYPYTYSIEFDGTLLSLLIYLLLSLRLLRKYSRYVQENFSETSQLTLRWLRVLLVIIALVCIQWAIELILRHRFNLYFHYDYSYWLLGLLLIVLGTAGLQQTNLANVQFKDEAVPDSLPLLPRSDVQVSPEQIAQVRRAMDTDKLYLNPTLTLTELARHLGLNPKVVSQIINAGIGQSFNNFVNSYRISEVKQRLRTDDLTRFTLLGIAFESGFNSKTTFNRIFKEHTGQSPSEYAGQS; translated from the coding sequence GTGAAAATTGGGTTTACCGTTGATATACTGATTGGACTGTTCATCATCAACGTGGGGTTCTTTGCGGCCGGGCTGCTGTGGTTTTCACATTATAACCGGCAGGCAAACCGATTTCTGGCCTGTTTGATGGCTGCCCTGTCCTGCTGGCTGATTGATGGCTTTTTTCGGTTAGCCGGGATTTATCAGCAAAACCCCAATCTGTATTTCCTGCCCATCTTTTATTCTTTTGCCTTTGGGCCGCTTATTTACATCTACGTAAACAGCCTCACCAACAGTGCTTTTCAGTTTAAACGAAACTACTGGTGGCATTTTCTGCCGGTCGCTGTTCAGGCAAGCCTTTACCTGTTTCTGTCGTTGCAGTCGTACGAGTTCAGAAACTGGTTCTGGAATAACGTTCATTACCCGTACACATACAGCATTGAGTTTGATGGTACGCTGCTTTCCCTGCTTATTTACCTATTGCTTTCTCTGCGGTTGTTGCGTAAGTATAGCCGCTATGTTCAGGAGAACTTCTCTGAAACGAGCCAGCTTACCTTGCGGTGGCTTCGTGTATTACTGGTCATTATCGCGCTGGTTTGTATTCAGTGGGCTATCGAATTGATTTTGCGCCATCGGTTCAATCTGTATTTTCACTATGATTACTCGTACTGGCTGCTTGGGTTGCTGCTCATTGTGCTTGGTACGGCTGGTTTACAACAGACTAATCTGGCCAACGTGCAGTTTAAGGACGAAGCTGTTCCTGATAGCCTGCCGTTGCTGCCCAGGAGTGACGTTCAGGTTAGCCCTGAGCAGATTGCCCAGGTTCGCCGGGCTATGGACACCGATAAACTCTACCTCAATCCAACTCTGACGCTCACTGAACTGGCCCGCCATCTGGGGCTTAACCCCAAAGTCGTTTCGCAAATTATCAATGCCGGCATTGGCCAGTCATTCAATAATTTTGTCAATTCCTATCGCATCAGCGAAGTGAAGCAGCGACTCCGCACCGACGACCTGACCCGCTTCACACTGCTGGGTATCGCCTTCGAATCGGGCTTTAATTCCAAAACGACCTTCAACCGAATCTTTAAGGAACACACGGGGCAGTCGCCCAGCGAGTATGCTGGTCAATCCTAG
- a CDS encoding hypothetical protein (KEGG: RIO1 family protein; K07178 RIO kinase 1): MENTNNSGQQSVDETSGGPLEGMSPQHNNMPENDTEQDAVVYAGLGVNNEPDIMNQGSDEAADTLLYTDTATARHATDELSNEAEPDEFIDDETEADMSDDDIDEQIIELAEEEDEGNERY; encoded by the coding sequence ATGGAAAATACAAACAACTCCGGCCAACAGAGCGTCGATGAAACTTCGGGCGGACCACTGGAAGGTATGTCGCCCCAGCATAACAACATGCCCGAAAATGATACTGAACAGGACGCCGTCGTTTATGCAGGTTTAGGCGTTAACAACGAGCCTGACATCATGAATCAGGGTAGCGACGAAGCCGCTGATACGTTATTATACACCGATACGGCAACCGCCCGCCACGCCACCGACGAACTGTCGAACGAAGCCGAACCCGACGAATTTATCGACGATGAAACCGAAGCCGATATGTCGGACGACGACATCGACGAGCAGATTATTGAACTAGCCGAAGAGGAAGACGAGGGAAACGAGCGGTATTAA